The following are from one region of the Betta splendens chromosome 15, fBetSpl5.4, whole genome shotgun sequence genome:
- the LOC114870769 gene encoding rab11 family-interacting protein 2 isoform X2, which produces MSLGEQSQKWFPTHVQATVLQASGLQPKGKNGTNDAYTIIQLGKEKYSTSVSEKTLNPVWREEASFELPGLLLEGNPEVYELCLIVMHRSLVGMDKFLGQRSINLNEIFDNKERKKTDWYSLESKSGKKKKERGRIQVSIQFMRNNMTASMFDLSMKEKPRSPFSKLKDKMKGRKHDSGFSDTSSAILPRSAVGDSEPSRQSIAPEPQAQPEAKAKRPLLAGSHKLSAAHSMSDLIGSHFQPKLDSINSIEGSTGGPHRRSQSEVPGYQDAEVHSDPFTDISDTLPQKYATLPRNRNPFEGEHGQLWDQAERKEKKEKVSLLERVTGKKEGRKTNNGGRLGSSGDLRSPNPFSGDSQADTNPFSSNYKASDRKSGNEDISFGNRKKDLYGKKNEVTQENVAAYSNLSFEEVVQELIKQKEVVKKKDAHIRELEDYIDNLLVRVMEETPSILRTPYEPKKKAGKLKKK; this is translated from the exons ATGTCACTGGGTGAGCAGTCTCAGAAGTGGTTTCCAACCCATGTCCAAGCCACTGTTCTTCAAGCATCTGGTTTACAGCCCAAGGGCAAAAATGGCACCAATGACGCCTACACTATCATTCAGCTGGGCAAAGAAAAATACTCAACATCCGTGTCAGAGAAGACACTCAACCCTGTCTGGAGAGAAGAAGCCTCATTCGAATTACCTGGCCTACTTCTGGAGGGCAACCCAGAAGTGTATGAGCTGTGTCTGATAGTGATGCACCGGTCCTTGGTTGGAATGGACAAGTTCCTGGGTCAGAGGTCCATCAACCTTAATGAAATCTTTGATaacaaggagagaaagaaaacaga CTGGTATTCCTTGGAGTCCAAGTCggggaaaaagaagaaagaacgAGGACGTATACAAGTCAGCATTCAGTTCATGAGGAACAACATGACGGCCAGCATGTTCGACCTCTCCATGAAGGAAAAGCCACGCTCGCCTTTTTCCAAACTAAAAGACAAGATGAAAGGTCGCAAGCACGACAGTGGCTTCAGCGACACGTCGTCGGCCATCCTGCCCCGCTCCGCCGTAGGTGACTCCGAGCCCAGCCGTCAGTCCATTGCCCCAGAACCACAAGCCCAACCTGAAGCAAAAGCCAAGAGACCACTGCTCGCCGGGTCCCATAAACTCTCTGCAGCCCATTCCATGTCCGATCTCATTGGGAGCCACTTTCAGCCCAAGCTAGACTCCATTAACTCTATAGAAG GGAGTACAGGTGGACCTCACAGACGTTCCCAGAGCGAAGTGCCAGGCTACCAGGACGCAGAGGTGCACAGTGACCCTTTCACTGATATCAGTGACACCCTGCCACAGAAATATGCCACACTCCCACGCAATCGCAACCCCTTTGAGGGGGAGCACGGGCAGCTGTGGGACCAGGCAGAGCggaaggagaaaaaggagaaggtCAGCCTGTTGGAACGGGTgacaggaaagaaggaaggCCGCAAGACAAATAATGGGGGGCGTTTGGGCAGTTCTGGAGACCTGCGTTCCCCCAACCCCTTCAGTGGAGACTCCCAAGCAGACACTAACCCATTCAGCTCCAACTACAAAGCCAG TGATAGAAAGTCAGGAAATGAAGACATCAGCTTTGGCAACAGAAAGAAGGACCTTTATGGCAAGAAAAAC GAGGTGACACAAGAAAACGTCGCAGCTTATAGCAACCTATCCTTCGAGGAAGTTGTGCAGGAACTCATCAAGCAAAAAGAGGTGGTTAAAAAGAAAGACGCCCACATTCGGGAGCTGGAAGACTACATCGATAATCTGCTGGTTCGCGTCATGGAGGAGACGCCGAGCATCCTGCGGACCCCCTACGAGCCAAAGAAGAAGGCTGGTAAACTGAAAAAGAAGTAG
- the LOC114870769 gene encoding rab11 family-interacting protein 2 isoform X1, with translation MSLGEQSQKWFPTHVQATVLQASGLQPKGKNGTNDAYTIIQLGKEKYSTSVSEKTLNPVWREEASFELPGLLLEGNPEVYELCLIVMHRSLVGMDKFLGQRSINLNEIFDNKERKKTDWYSLESKSGKKKKERGRIQVSIQFMRNNMTASMFDLSMKEKPRSPFSKLKDKMKGRKHDSGFSDTSSAILPRSAVGDSEPSRQSIAPEPQAQPEAKAKRPLLAGSHKLSAAHSMSDLIGSHFQPKLDSINSIEGSTGGPHRRSQSEVPGYQDAEVHSDPFTDISDTLPQKYATLPRNRNPFEGEHGQLWDQAERKEKKEKVSLLERVTGKKEGRKTNNGGRLGSSGDLRSPNPFSGDSQADTNPFSSNYKASDRKSGNEDISFGNRKKDLYGKKNVRTTLYKELMGQEVTQENVAAYSNLSFEEVVQELIKQKEVVKKKDAHIRELEDYIDNLLVRVMEETPSILRTPYEPKKKAGKLKKK, from the exons ATGTCACTGGGTGAGCAGTCTCAGAAGTGGTTTCCAACCCATGTCCAAGCCACTGTTCTTCAAGCATCTGGTTTACAGCCCAAGGGCAAAAATGGCACCAATGACGCCTACACTATCATTCAGCTGGGCAAAGAAAAATACTCAACATCCGTGTCAGAGAAGACACTCAACCCTGTCTGGAGAGAAGAAGCCTCATTCGAATTACCTGGCCTACTTCTGGAGGGCAACCCAGAAGTGTATGAGCTGTGTCTGATAGTGATGCACCGGTCCTTGGTTGGAATGGACAAGTTCCTGGGTCAGAGGTCCATCAACCTTAATGAAATCTTTGATaacaaggagagaaagaaaacaga CTGGTATTCCTTGGAGTCCAAGTCggggaaaaagaagaaagaacgAGGACGTATACAAGTCAGCATTCAGTTCATGAGGAACAACATGACGGCCAGCATGTTCGACCTCTCCATGAAGGAAAAGCCACGCTCGCCTTTTTCCAAACTAAAAGACAAGATGAAAGGTCGCAAGCACGACAGTGGCTTCAGCGACACGTCGTCGGCCATCCTGCCCCGCTCCGCCGTAGGTGACTCCGAGCCCAGCCGTCAGTCCATTGCCCCAGAACCACAAGCCCAACCTGAAGCAAAAGCCAAGAGACCACTGCTCGCCGGGTCCCATAAACTCTCTGCAGCCCATTCCATGTCCGATCTCATTGGGAGCCACTTTCAGCCCAAGCTAGACTCCATTAACTCTATAGAAG GGAGTACAGGTGGACCTCACAGACGTTCCCAGAGCGAAGTGCCAGGCTACCAGGACGCAGAGGTGCACAGTGACCCTTTCACTGATATCAGTGACACCCTGCCACAGAAATATGCCACACTCCCACGCAATCGCAACCCCTTTGAGGGGGAGCACGGGCAGCTGTGGGACCAGGCAGAGCggaaggagaaaaaggagaaggtCAGCCTGTTGGAACGGGTgacaggaaagaaggaaggCCGCAAGACAAATAATGGGGGGCGTTTGGGCAGTTCTGGAGACCTGCGTTCCCCCAACCCCTTCAGTGGAGACTCCCAAGCAGACACTAACCCATTCAGCTCCAACTACAAAGCCAG TGATAGAAAGTCAGGAAATGAAGACATCAGCTTTGGCAACAGAAAGAAGGACCTTTATGGCAAGAAAAACGTAAGGACAACTTTATACAAAGAGCTGATGGGTCAG GAGGTGACACAAGAAAACGTCGCAGCTTATAGCAACCTATCCTTCGAGGAAGTTGTGCAGGAACTCATCAAGCAAAAAGAGGTGGTTAAAAAGAAAGACGCCCACATTCGGGAGCTGGAAGACTACATCGATAATCTGCTGGTTCGCGTCATGGAGGAGACGCCGAGCATCCTGCGGACCCCCTACGAGCCAAAGAAGAAGGCTGGTAAACTGAAAAAGAAGTAG